A region of the Deltaproteobacteria bacterium genome:
GTCCCCAAACAAATTATTATCACAGAGGGGGATTTAAAATTCCTCGTCGATCTTTGGACGGGACAAAAGACGGGGGCTTTTTTGGACCAACGCGAAAATCGTCTTTTTGCCGGACACAAGGCGGAAGGGAATGTGCTCGATGTTTTTTCCTATCAGGGATGGTTTGCCTGCCACATGGCCCGCAAAGCAAAATCAGTTTTATGTGTTGAGAGTTCAAAAGAAGCGTGCGCAAAAATTCTGGAGAACGCAAAATTGAACGGACTGGAATCCAAAATCGCGATTGAAACAGAGGATGGTTTTGATTTTTTGAAAAATGCGGATCGCGCGGGAAAACATTTTGACACGATCAATCTCGACCCTCCGGCATTTATCAAGACGGGCGCTGAACGCGAACAAGGCTTTCGCGGATACAAAGAAATTAATTTGCGCGCAATGAAATTACTCAAACCCAGAGGAACTCTAATAACCTCTTCGTGTTCCTATCATTTCTCCATTGAAGATTTTGAAGCAATGCTGGACGAAGCCGCGCAAGATGCAAACGTTAATTTGGATTTAATCTGCCAAACCGGTCCCGCACTGGATCATCCCATCCTCCCCAACTTTCCGGAGGGAAATTATTTGAAGTGCTATTTTCTCAACGTAAAATCCGCTTAAGAACTATTAGGGCATCTCTAAAAACCTATGAAAACCACAATTTGTCATTCCTCGCTGTGCTTCAAATCCACTTTGTTATCAAACAGATCCTTCACGGAGTTTACCCTGAGCACGAGCAGATTCTTCGCTTCGCTCAGAATGACAGTGATGGCGAAGGGTTCAGGATGACAAGCGTGGTTTTTAGAAGTGCCCATTACACAAGCCTCAAGGGAAAATATCTGGCGATTTGCAGAAAATGTTTGTCTTGGTGCAAAAGCTGACAATCATATTGAATTGCTGTGGCGGCGATGAGAAGGTCTGTTGCGGGCGGGTGAAATCCTTTTTGCATCAGTTGAAATCCCATCTCGCACGCCAACTGCCAATGGAGATTTTCAATGATCAGCCAATGCATTGCCAAGAATTCTTCCTGGATTTCCTGAAACTCTTTTTTGGTACGCCCACCACGACAGACCTCCAAGTAAACCATTCCACAAGTTGCAAGGCGTTTGTTTTTCTTGGCACCCAATATCTGATGAGTCAGTTTTGGATCAGATTGTTTGGAAAATGTTTGTATCCACGCGGAAGAGTCAACAAGAAGAAGTTTCATCCCTTCTTCCTTGCGTGAAGCATCTGTTTCAAGGTGAGTCCATAACCTTTGCCCATACGGTCCAAAAGACAATTGAGTCTTTTGTCTCGCACATATTCTTCGAGGGCAATGATAACGGCTTTGGATTTAGTCGGAGCGGCACTCAGTTTTTGCACTGTTTTCAGAATATCCTGCGGAAGGGTCAAAAGTGTTTTCTTCATGTTTCCAAGATAAATATGGAGATATCTAATGTCAATAAAAAAGATATCTTAATGTTCTTAATGAATATGGCAGACACTGGAGCAGGCGGGTTGTGGGCCTCCGTGCTCGGGGGTGGAAAATTTTCCGCCGGTGTGACAGCCGCCGGGTTTAGCACAAGTGGTTCGAAGCGAATTGACAAGGGTTTGATCGCTTAAGTTTGCTCCCGGTAATAGTGTCCGGTTATTCATGATCAGCAAAACGTGCGCCCATCCATCATTACCCTTCCATGGGTAAGAGGTTCCATCCGTATAACGATACGCTATATGGGGATAGGCTTTATGACATGTGTAGCAAACTGGCGTGATTGTTGTACTTGCGGGCACTCCATTATAATCTTTATCAAACGAAACGGGAGCGGCGTGACACGAAAAACAATTAACGGTGTTTAGCGCTTCCAACGCTTGATAGCGGGCGCCGTGATGCACCGGCTCTTGCCAATTGGAAAGATGGCTTTTATCGTGACACTGACTACAAGAAGTATTTGACGTATCTCCTGAATAATCACCGCCGTGACACACCATACAGTTGGTATTCGAGGTGGACGGAAGTTGGGCTGTAAACTTTGTTGCATGACCAGAAGCAGTTGTCCATCCATCCGAATGTCGTCTCGTCTGATGGCAACTCCAACACTGTTTGGAAAATGAATCGGGAGAATTGTGACAAGTGTCCGTGCAATTACTCAAAGTTTTAGTCCCTCCGAGGGTGATGTTTAAACTTCCGATGTCCATCGGCTTGAGCGTATCCCAAAGAGTAGTACCGTGTTTTGTGAGCCAATTTGTTTCATGAGGATAAGCGCTGTGGCATTTGTCACAACGCACCCCGGACAATCCCCCCTTCAGGTCGGTACCATGACATTTTGTGGCGCAACCGGCGGTTGATTTTTCCTGACGGATTTGCAGTGCGTGATCCTTTTCCCATATAGCCATGTGTGGAAAAATTTTATGACAACTGTTGCAAGCAGGCCCGGATTGTCCTTCCAAATTTTGTCCGTGACAGAGACGGCAAACTTGCAAACCGGATTTCTGAACATAAACACCATGAACCTCCGGATTTTTCCAATCAGCCGTATGGGGAAAAATGGGAGGAGGTGCGGGCGGCGGAGTGCCTCCGCCGGGGTTGACGGGCGGAGGCGTCGATCCCGCCGCTATTTCGGACGAGGAATCACCACACGCCGCAAGACAAAGGCAAAATAAAAAACAAAAAAAATGGAAAAATTGTTTCTTCATTTGGAATCAACAACTCCATTGATATGCAAATCGAGTCTTACAATTTTCAATGTTCCGTCCGGTTGTCTGTCCGCGGTTGGATGACAAAAAGAACAGTTGGTCCATGAACTCATATGAGTGCCTTGAGGCGGCACACCGTGGCAAGCATCGCAGTGTTCGGGAGCGCCACTCGCATCTGTCCAAACAGGCTGAATTAAATTTCCGCCCGCGTTCAAACTCACACCGTGACAATACACCGCACAGCTTTGCATCTGAGGATCATAAGATGCCGCAACGCCATTCGCTGTTCCCATCCCGCCGTTGAACACAAGCGTTGCCTCTCCGTCACGATGTCCGGGATCAAAAACGGTTTGATATTCAGGATGACAAGATTTGCACACAACATTGGAACTCACGGAATTGTGCAAATGACTTTGATGCGCACCCACAGCGCTAGAGTCGGTATTTCCATCGGTGTCTGAAGGCGGAGCAGGATCTCCCGTCTGATCATTCCCATGGCACTTCGTACAAATTTGCGGCGGTGAAATTAATTTTACTCCCTGTCCATCATTATGATGTGCGGGATCTGTCATCACGGGATTCCCGTCGGAACCCTGAGCCCCAACCGTTGGATGACAACTTGAACAATCATGTCGGGCGGGATGCGGCGCGTTGGGCGGTTGACCGTGGCATGCAATGCAAACTTTGGTTCGATTAACATCCACATTGCCATTCACATGAAGGGTTTTGTCCGCAATAGTAAGATTGGGCCCAGCTGTTTCGTCATGGCATCTCTCACAATGTTCACTTTGAATGTGAGGCAAAGGAGGCGGCGCACCGTGACAAGCATCACAATGTTTGGGAGCACCACTTGTATCTGTCCAGACAGGAAGGGTTAGACGTCCTCCGACGTTCAAACTCACACCGTGACAATAAACGGCACAGCTTTGTAATTGAGGATCATAAGACGCCGCAACACTGCTTGCCGTCCCCATCCCGCCGTTAAAAACTACTGTCTTCGCACCATCACGATGCCCCGAATCAAAAATCGTTTGATATTTGGGATGACAGGATTCGCACACAACATTGGAACTCACCGAATTATTTGTATCTAAATGACTCTGATGCGCTCCAACACTGCGACTCGAAGCATCCGTATTTCCATCCGTGTCCGGCGGAGGCGCGGGACCTGTCGTATCCGATCCATGACATCTCGTGCAAATCTGCGGCGGAGGAACAAGTTTTACTCCCTGTCCATCATTATGATGATCCGGATCCGTCATCACGGGATTTCCATCGGGACCAGCAGGACCAACTGTTGTATGACATCTAAAGCAGTCGTGTCGGGCGGGATGTTGCGGATCTTCGGGCGCACCGGGCGGTTGGCCGTGGCATGCGATGCAAATATTGGCTACGGTTTCAACCTTCCCGTCGATATGTTTGCTAGTGTTCGCAAAAGTTCCATCCGATTTCATTGTTTCTGTGTGGCAATGGTAACAATCTTTAATTTGCAGATGTTGAAAATGGGGCGGTGGAAGTTTGTGGCAAAGATTCGTGCAACCCTGTTCCTGCGGGGGAACGGTGGACCATGGCGGAGAACTTTCTGCTCCGCCCGCCAAACCCGCACCATGGCAGGCCACAAGACATGTCTGTGCTACCGCATCATACGCGGGATTCACTCCGCGCTCAGCCGCACGGCTATCTGTAGAAAAAGAAACTTTGGGCTTTTTGTGCTCTGCAAAAGATTCCGGAATAAAATGACAATCTTTGCACAAAACAGAAGAGGTCCATTGGTAGGATTGTTGAAGATGCCAATCATGAACCCTGCCAGTTTCAAAACGATCTTGACCTAACAAACCTTTCCATCCGCCCGTCGGATTTTTTGGATCTTGATGACATTCACCGCATCGGTTTCTTGGGGGCGCGCTTTCCTCTTCTCTGGTCTTCGAGAAACACTTCTCCAACAGCAGTGTGCCGCCTATAAACAATCCCCAGACTATTGGCGGTATGGGCATATATTACTTTCCCTTCTCACAAACAGGAATACCTTGCGGTCCCTGCTTTGATTCATCATGACAAAAATTTGTGGCGCAACTTTGCTGGCCGCCAAAAACCGGATCCTGCGTCTGTTGATGACATTGCATACAGATACCAACGCCTCCTTTGGAACACACGGCTTCTCCATGCGGAGTCAAGCGGCCCGCGCGTCGGTTGGCCCACCCCACCGGATGCGGCGGCACAGAGCGTTCGCGTCCCGTGATCGTTGCCAAATGGCACTCTCTGCAATTTGCCGCGTTATTGTTGAGTGAAAGAGAAGGAACTCCCCTTTTTTCGTGATGACAACTGCCGCATTGCAAACGGTTCGCGTCTAATTCTCCCTGATGGCGGTCAATCATTCCGGGCGTATGAAAACTAAAACCTGTTTTGCGTTTTCCGCTATGACAAGTATCATAACAATTTTGTTGGGGCTCATGACAAACCCAACAATTATTTCCCTTCTCTTGATTGGCCTTAACGAAAGAAATTCCCTGCGCCAACACAACACCACTGTAACGATGTCCGCCTTCCGTGCCCCATATCTTCTGATCCGCATCCGTTGTGCCGTGAGTATTTGTCACCGCATGGCAGTTCGTACAAAAACTTGGGGCATGACAGGATTTGCAACTCACGTTACGAACCCCTTTTGCCTTGGCTTCTTCCAAATAAGTTTTTCCATGTTCTCCACCGCTTGAAACACCGCGAAGCCACGACTGGCTTTTGGGAGAAGGCGCCCATGTGGCGGGTGCATGACTGAAGGGTCCCACCTTAGTATGGCAGGTATTGCAAACCAGCAACGGATTGCTTTCGATCACATGATGTTGGTCGTCGTTGATGGGAAGCACATGACATCCGGCGCAAATTTGCGGATTCTCCACAGCATCCGCGCCATGGTGTCTCCCCTCTGCATTGCCCAACAAATGTTTCAGATAGTTCGCGTGATCCAGTTCGTCATGACATTTTTGGCAAAGCATTTCACTGGGCAGTTGGACCTTGGGCTGATCCACACGAATCTTGTGGCGCGATTGATACCACGGATTGGGAACTTCTTCGGATTTATCGACATGACAATTGTAACAAATAGCATCGGTCCCTTCGGTATAAGATTTTTTGAAAATCTCTCCATGGACTTCATCGGGTTTGCCTTCAGCAGTATGAGCCTCAAGAAATAAATCGCCTTGTTCTGCTTCCGGCGGACCTTTATCTCCTCTTTTTGGCCAGCGACTTGTCGAAAGCCAATCGCCAAAAGCGGAAGCCGGAAACAAAAATCTGGGGGAAGCGAGCGACATTGGACGAAAAGAATTGGCAATCGGCTGGTTTTGATATCCCAAAACAACCATCGCATTCCAACGCAAGGGATTGCTATTGGGATACGCATCTCCTTCGTTTCGAAAATCACGCTGGACAACAACGCTCGCGCACCAGTGCGTGTAACACCAAGAAGCGCCTAATTGGGCATTCACACTACTTCGAGGAGAATAAAAAAGAGGATCATTCCAATAAGATTCTGAAAGTCCGGCGTAAAGACGCAAACCGCGAAGGGGAAAATCATCGGGTGTTTCGGCAAAGACATTCAAAGTTTCAAAATCACCGCCGGTGAGAAGTTCAGTATGGCGATAACCTCCGCTGATTTTTATGGCGGGATGTACCGTCAATGAAGGAGTCACTTCATAATCCCGAGTCAAGACTCCGGCACTTCCTTTGATGGCAAGCGTAACGTGTGAGCCCAGCGGCATCGTCCCCGACGCCTCCGCATTCACGCGATTGACGGGAAGCGTTTCGAAAATGGGAGTTTGCCGCGTTCCACTAAAACCTACCGAAACATTTTCAG
Encoded here:
- a CDS encoding class I SAM-dependent rRNA methyltransferase, producing the protein QWFQRGSPRRGLPRRGHPWIYATDIVSKTTDVPGIVTVFGPNQSFLAQALYSPASQIALRVLSRSRETIDKSWFEGKIAAAIKKRKDLEIPSTAKRLVFAEADGIPSLIVDQYESYLVVQTLSAGLEKFKTDIFEILKKLLNPKGILERNDVSVRRKEKLALIKECVYGEVPKQIIITEGDLKFLVDLWTGQKTGAFLDQRENRLFAGHKAEGNVLDVFSYQGWFACHMARKAKSVLCVESSKEACAKILENAKLNGLESKIAIETEDGFDFLKNADRAGKHFDTINLDPPAFIKTGAEREQGFRGYKEINLRAMKLLKPRGTLITSSCSYHFSIEDFEAMLDEAAQDANVNLDLICQTGPALDHPILPNFPEGNYLKCYFLNVKSA
- a CDS encoding CxxxxCH/CxxCH domain-containing protein; translated protein: MPIPPIVWGLFIGGTLLLEKCFSKTREEESAPPRNRCGECHQDPKNPTGGWKGLLGQDRFETGRVHDWHLQQSYQWTSSVLCKDCHFIPESFAEHKKPKVSFSTDSRAAERGVNPAYDAVAQTCLVACHGAGLAGGAESSPPWSTVPPQEQGCTNLCHKLPPPHFQHLQIKDCYHCHTETMKSDGTFANTSKHIDGKVETVANICIACHGQPPGAPEDPQHPARHDCFRCHTTVGPAGPDGNPVMTDPDHHNDGQGVKLVPPPQICTRCHGSDTTGPAPPPDTDGNTDASSRSVGAHQSHLDTNNSVSSNVVCESCHPKYQTIFDSGHRDGAKTVVFNGGMGTASSVAASYDPQLQSCAVYCHGVSLNVGGRLTLPVWTDTSGAPKHCDACHGAPPPLPHIQSEHCERCHDETAGPNLTIADKTLHVNGNVDVNRTKVCIACHGQPPNAPHPARHDCSSCHPTVGAQGSDGNPVMTDPAHHNDGQGVKLISPPQICTKCHGNDQTGDPAPPSDTDGNTDSSAVGAHQSHLHNSVSSNVVCKSCHPEYQTVFDPGHRDGEATLVFNGGMGTANGVAASYDPQMQSCAVYCHGVSLNAGGNLIQPVWTDASGAPEHCDACHGVPPQGTHMSSWTNCSFCHPTADRQPDGTLKIVRLDLHINGVVDSK
- a CDS encoding PIN domain-containing protein; this translates as MKLLLVDSSAWIQTFSKQSDPKLTHQILGAKKNKRLATCGMVYLEVCRGGRTKKEFQEIQEEFLAMHWLIIENLHWQLACEMGFQLMQKGFHPPATDLLIAATAIQYDCQLLHQDKHFLQIARYFPLRLV